A portion of the Hydractinia symbiolongicarpus strain clone_291-10 chromosome 10, HSymV2.1, whole genome shotgun sequence genome contains these proteins:
- the LOC130612501 gene encoding androgen-induced gene 1 protein-like: MFAKPGKCAPSVTKTSCILHSSLFIWYCFGIYHDRCCYPFSENKTYGGRTKYLTHITAYLVWISSGVACFADLIQLTTNWLESKSSKEESRSVILLVRDELMSFWAFTLSVFVCILYWGILYVDYDGMHSEAMEKISPLFGWFNQFLHTLPIIIAFILTICVNYQHPPIWRILIYIVTLGSGYLSWINHCAKMNGYYAYPFMNHQSSSEFIIFCIFCHFVFFFIYLIGRKFASYVWSAERSKNYNSSKKN, encoded by the coding sequence ATGTTTGCTAAACCTGGGAAATGTGCTCCTTCTGTCACTAAAACATCCTGTATCTTACACTCATCTCTTTTCATTTGGTATTGTTTTGGTATTTATCACGATAGATGCTGCTATCCTTTTTCAGAAAACAAAACCTACGGTGGACGAACGAAATATTTAACACATATAACAGCATACTTGGTATGGATAAGTTCCGGAGTTGCATGCTTCGCAGATCTCATACAACTGACAACAAATTGGCTGGAATCGAAAAGCTCTAAAGAAGAATCACGTTCGGTGATTTTATTGGTTCGTGACGAGCTGATGTCCTTTTGGGCGTTTACATTGTCGGTTTTCGTGTGTATTTTATACTGGGGTATACTCTATGTTGACTACGATGGGATGCATTCAGAAGCGATGGAAAAAATTTCACCACTTTTCGGATGGTTCAACCAGTTTTTGCACACTCTTCCGATTATAATTGCGTTTATTTTAACGATTTGCGTTAATTACCAACACCCTCCCATTTGGAGAATCTTAATCTACATTGTTACCCTCGGTTCCGGCTATTTATCTTGGATTAACCATTGCGCAAAAATGAACGGATATTATGCTTACCCTTTTATGAATCATCAGTCGAGTAgcgaatttattattttttgtatattctgccattttgttttcttctttatatATCTGATTGGCCGAAAGTTTGCTTCTTACGTATGGAGTGCTGAAAGAAGCAAAAACTATAATTCATCTAAGAAGAATTGA